In Camelina sativa cultivar DH55 chromosome 16, Cs, whole genome shotgun sequence, a single window of DNA contains:
- the LOC104750927 gene encoding MLP-like protein 31 codes for MAAVTKTEVSSLVGKLETDVEIKASAGKFHHMFAEKPHHVSTASPGHIQNCELHEGEWGKVGTVVIWNYVHDGVAKVAKERIEALEPEKNLITFRVIEGDLMKEYKSFVITIQGTPKHGGPGSIVHWHLEYEKISEEVAHPETLLQFCVDMSKGIDEYLSTE; via the exons ATGGCTGCCGTGACGAAAACCGAGGTTTCTAGTTTGGTGGGGAAGCTTGAGACAGACGTGGAGATCAAAGCTTCGGCTGGAAAGTTCCATCACATGTTCGCCGAGAAACCACACCATGTCTCCACAGCATCTCCGGGGCACATTCAAAACTGTGAACTGCATGAAGGCGAATGGGGCAAAGTTGGCACTGTCGTCATCTGGAACTACGTTCATG ATGGGGTGGCAAAGGTGGCGAAGGAGAGGATCGAGGCGTTGGAACCGGAGAAGAACTTGATCACGTTCAGGGTCATAGAAGgtgatttgatgaaagagtacAAAAGCTTTGTGATAACGATCCAGGGGACTCCTAAACATGGAGGGCCTGGAAGTATTGTGCACTGGCACCTTGAGTATGAGAAAATTAGCGAGGAGGTTGCTCACCCTGAAACTCTTCTCCAATTCTGTGTCGATATGTCCAAAGGAATCGATGAATATCTCTCGACCGAATAA
- the LOC109129522 gene encoding uncharacterized protein LOC109129522 produces MVEEINAQLREHSWDLTPPTRFRMLSPENGIDYSETFSQVIKSTTIQLVLEIAVKKDWMIQQTSVGDNNLFIFKHGTSHVYVLVYVDDIIITGPASLVRAFHSSLARRFSLKDLGPLSYFLGIEATRTSSGLHLMQRKYIPDLLAKTNMQDAKPVLTPMSSSSQLTVLSGTPLADAKEYRMVVGSLQYLAFTRLDIAFPVNRLSQFMHRPTNLHWQAVKRVLRYLAGTRSHGIFLRRDAPLTIHAFSDVDWGRDKANYVSTNAYIIYFGGSPVFLSSKKQRSVSRSSTEAEYRAVANTASELKWICSLLTELGIDLPLAPVIYCDNIGATYLCANPVFHSKMKHVALDYHFVRENVQSGTLRVAHISGDDQLADALTKPLPPPRFTELNFKIGVKKLPPS; encoded by the exons ATGGTCGAGGAGATCAATGCTCAGCTCCGGGAACATTCTTGGGATCTCACACCTCCCACACGATTCAGAATGTTATCACCT GAAAATGGGATTGATTATTCCGAGACCTTCAGTCAAGTAATTAAATCCACTACGATTCAACTTGTTTTGGAGATTGCCGTTAAGAAGGATTGGATGATTCAACAG ACCTCGGTTGGGGACAACAACTTGTTTATTTTCAAACACGGTACTTCACATGTgtatgttcttgtttatgtggatgatattaTCATCACTGGTCCTGCGTCTCTGGTACGTGCTTTTCACTCATCTCTTGCTCGTCGTTTCTCGCTTAAGGACCTTGGTCCTTTAAGTTACTTCTTGGGTATAGAAGCAACACGCACATCTTCCGGACTTCATTTGATGCAAAGAAAGTACATCCCTGATCTTCTGGCCAAAACTAACATGCAGGATGCTAAACCTGTTCTGACCCcaatgtcttcttcctctcagctCACGGTTCTGTCTGGTACACCACTGGCTGATGCGAAAGAATATCGGATGGTAGTTGGTAGTCTGCAGTACCTCGCGTTCACAAGACTGGATATTGCCTTCCCGGTTAATCGCCTTTCACAGTTTATGCATCGACCTACCAATCTACATTGGCAAGCTGTGAAGAGAGTGTTACGGTATCTTGCTGGAACGAGATCACACGGTATCTTTCTGCGTCGTGATGCTCCTCTTACTATCCATGCATTTTCTGATGTTGATTGGGGTCGAGATAAAGCAAACTATGTGTCCACCAATGCTTATATCATATACTTTGGTGGCAGTCCGGTGTTTTTGTCGTCAAAGAAACAGCGAAGTGTCTCTCGATCGTCGACTGAGGCTGAATACCGAGCAGTCGCTAACACAGCATCGGAACTTAAATGGATATGCTCATTGTTGACTGAGTTGGGTATTGATCTTCCACTGGCTCCGGTAATATACTGTGACAATATTGGAGCAACATACCTTTGTGCTAATCCTGTTTTTCATTCCAAGATGAAACACGTCGCCCTCGACTATCATTTCGTTCGGGAAAACGTTCAGTCTGGTACACTTCGGGTAGCTCACATTTCGGGTGATGACCAACTCGCCGATGCTCTTACTAAACCACTTCCGCCACCGCGTTTCACAgagttaaatttcaaaattggcGTCAAGAAACTGCCTCCATCTTGA
- the LOC104750930 gene encoding uncharacterized protein LOC104750930: MHNVLLDLSSSMAVIKFVASPSYSLFSLKRALHEPFSFSNSYPSSSSSRITNASKRPGNLETHGSDRVNYEKKRVALIPCSLSSTEIVPQKKKLPLNFKSLFGQRALWRKILFDSTKFRSIILLNAITIVYASNIAVVKEVEEIMDPAAFSVVRFVVAALPFTPFVVRSLSDVKTRNSGIELGFWVSLGYLMQAIGLLTSDAGRASFISIFTIIVVPLLDGMLGAIIPARTWFGALMSILGVWMLESSGSSPCIGDLFNFLSAVFFGVHMLRTEHISRTTTKDKFLPLLGYETCVVALFSMVWYFGGTWSTVLQDYDPSSWTWDSSWECMVAFPWIPALYTGVCLWIEMTAMCDVSAKDTAVIYGLEPLWGAGFAWFILGERWGTAGWIGAALVLGGSLTVQLFGSSPPPKKPLEGEESREEIDCAAASRKQGRFSTSPIVVISLKDTSKLLEK; the protein is encoded by the exons ATGCACAATGTTCTTTTAGATCTTTCGTCTTCCATGGCGGTAATCAAGTTCGTAGCTTCTCCGTCCTACTCGTTATTTTCACTCAAACGGGCTCTTCACGAACCTTTCTCTTTCAGCAACTCTTATCCTTCATCATCCTCGTCTCGAATCACGAATGCTTCTAAAAGACCGGGTAATTTGGAAACTCATGGGTCTGATCGTGTCAATTACGAGAAAAAACGGGTTGCTTTGATCCCTTGTTCGCTCTCTTCCACCGAGATTGTCCCTCAAAAGAAGAAACTACCCCTAAATTTCAAATCTTTGTTCGGTCAACGAGCTCTGTGGCGAAAGATCTTGTTTGATTCTACTAAATTTAGAAGTATCATTCTTCTGAATGCCATTACAATCGTTTATG CTAGTAACATTGCAGTTGTTAAAGAGGTTGAAGAGATCATGGATCCTGCAGCTTTTAGTGTTGTGAGATTTGTTGTGGCTGCGCTTCCGTTTACTCCTTTTGTTGTACGGTCTTTGAGTGATGTGAAGACGCGTAATTCAGGGATTGAGTTAGGTTTCTGGGTTAGCTTAGGGTATTTAATGCAAGCCATTGGTCTTCTAACATCTGATGCTGGGCGTGCATCATTTATTTCCATTTTCACT ATAATTGTGGTTCCGTTGCTTGATGGTATGCTTGGAGCTATAATACCTGCACGGACGTGGTTTGGAGCTTTAATGTCTATCTTGGGAGTCTGGATGCTGGAATCTAGTGGCTCTTCTCCATGT ATTGGTGACTTGTTCAATTTCTTAAGCGCTGTGTTCTTCGGAGTTCATATGCTAAGGACAGAACATATCTCACGAACTACAACTAAGGACAAGTTCTTGCCCCTTCTAGGCTATGAG ACATGTGTCGTTGCTCTCTTTTCGATGGTGTGGTATTTTGGTGGAACATGGTCTACTGTCTTGCAAGATTATGATCCATCTTCCTGGACATGGGACTCATCTTGGGAATGTATGGTTGCGTTTCCATGGATACCTGCGCTGTACACTGGTGTTTGTCTGTGGATAGAG ATGACTGCCATGTGTGATGTATCCGCTAAAGACACCGCTGTGATATATGGTTTGGAGCCTCTTTGGGGTGCGGGGTTTGCATGGTTCATCCTTGGTGAGAGGTGGGGCACAGCTGGTTGGATTGGAGCCGCCCTTGTGCTAG GTGGCAGCCTAACTGTACAGTTGTTTGGCTCATCACCGCCACCAAAAAAACCCCTAGAAGGTGAAGAGAGCAGAGAAGAAATTGATTGTGCAGCTGCTTCCAGAAAGCAAGGGCGCTTCTCGACCTCACCTATAGTGGTTATATCGCTAAAAGACACGTCTAAACTATTGGAGAAGTGA
- the LOC104750929 gene encoding MLP-like protein 31: MAEEASSLVGILETTVELKCSAEKFHDMLVGRPHHVSNATPTNIQGAELHEGEMGQVGAVILWNYVHDGEAKVVKERIESVDPENNRVTYKVIEGDLLKEYSNFVVTLQVTPKEGEPGSVAHWHFDYEKINEEVAHPETLLQLAVEVSKEMDEHLLSED; encoded by the exons atggCCGAAGAGGCATCTAGTTTGGTTGGGATCCTTGAGACAACGGTTGAGCTAAAGTGTTCGGCGGAGAAATTCCATGACATGCTTGTCGGGAGACCACACCATGTCTCCAATGCAACTCCAACCAACATTCAGGGTGCTGAGCTGCACGAAGGCGAAATGGGCCAAGTTGGTGCCGTCATCTTATGGAATTACGTTCATG ATGGCGAGGCAAAAGTAGTGAAAGAGAGGATCGAGTCAGTAGATCCAGAGAACAATCGAGTTACCTACAAGGTGATAGAGGGTGATTTATTGAAAGAGTACTCGAATTTCGTGGTCACCTTGCAAGTGACCCCTAAGGAAGGAGAACCTGGAAGCGTTGCACACTGGCACTTTGATTACGAGAAAATTAACGAAGAAGTGGCTCATCCAGAAACTCTCCTACAGTTGGCTGTTGAAGTCTCTAAAGAGATGGATGAACATCTCTTATCCGAGGACTAA
- the LOC109125003 gene encoding MLP-like protein 43, with translation MAEASTLVGTLETEVEIKASAGKFHQMFAERPHHVSKATPDKIHGCDLHEGDWGKVGSIVIWNYVIDGKASMVKDRIEAVEPEKNLIKFKVIEGDLMEEYKSFFVTIQVTPKHGGSGSVVHWHFEYEKINEEVAHPENLLQFAVGMSKEIDEHLLTEE, from the exons ATGGCAGAAGCATCTACTTTGGTGGGGACGCTGGAGACAGAAGTGGAGATCAAAGCTTCGGCTGGCAAGTTCCATCAAATGTTTGCTGAGAGGCCACACCATGTCTCCAAAGCAACTCCAGACAAAATTCATGGATGTGACCTGCACGAAGGGGACTGGGGCAAAGTCGGCTCTATCGTCATCTGGAACTATGTTATTG ATGGAAAGGCAAGCATGGTGAAGGATAGGATTGAGGCTGTGGAGCCGGAGAAGAACTTGATCAAGTTCAAGGTTATAGAAGGTGATCTGATGGAAGAGTACAAGAGCTTTTTCGTCACAATCCAAGTGACCCCTAAGCATGGAGGGTCAGGGAGTGTGGTCCACTGGCACTTCGAGTATGAGAAAATAAACGAGGAGGTAGCTCATCCTGAGAATCTCCTTCAGTTTGCCGTCGGAATGTCCAAAGAAATCGATGAACATCTATTGACCGAAGAATAG
- the LOC104750932 gene encoding MLP-like protein 43 yields the protein MAEASSLVGKLETEVEIKASAEKFHHMFAEKPHHVSKATPGKIHGCELHEGDWGKVGSIVIWKYVHDGNVAEGKNRIEAVDTEKNLITFKVIGGELMKEYKSFAFTIQVTPKQGGPGSVVHWHLEYEKISEEVAHPETLLQFCVDISKEIDEHLLSEE from the exons ATGGCAGAAGCATCTAGTTTGGTAGGAAAGCTTGAGACAGAAGTGGAGATCAAAGCTTCGGCTGAAAAGTTCCATCACATGTTTGCCGAGAAACCACACCATGTCTCCAAGGCAACCCCAGGAAAAATTCATGGATGTGAGCTGCACGAAGGCGACTGGGGCAAAGTCGGCTCTATA G TCATCTGGAAATACGTTCATG ATGGAAATGTAGCAGAGGGGAAGAATCGGATAGAGGCGGTTGATACAGAGAAGAACCTGATAACGTTCAAGGTTATAGGAGGTGAGCTAATGAAAGAGtacaagagctttgcattcacAATCCAGGTGACCCCTAAGCAAGGAGGACCAGGGAGTGTTGTACACTGGCACCTTGAGTATGAGAAAATTAGCGAGGAGGTTGCTCATCCGGAAACTCTCCTCCAGTTCTGTGTCGATATCTCCAAAGAGATCGACGAACATCTCTTGTCCGAGGAATAG
- the LOC104750933 gene encoding CLAVATA3/ESR (CLE)-related protein 17-like, whose translation MTHVLLVRRERHGKNRRWDTNLIMCFFFFFFFVSFQIGLSSSASVGYSHRHYVAFPPPRKALSYSATATFRGPLNRDDIYGDDKRVVHTGPNPLHN comes from the coding sequence ATGACTCACGTGTTGTTGGTACGAAGAGAGAGACATGGAAAGAACAGAAGATGGGACACGAACTTGATcatgtgtttcttcttcttcttcttctttgtcagtTTTCAGATAGGTTTGTCTTCGTCAGCTTCTGTTGGTTATTCTCATCGTCACTACGTCGCGTTTCCACCGCCGAGAAAGGCTTTGAGCTACAGTGCTACGGCGACGTTTCGTGGGCCATTGAACAGAGATGACATTTATGGAGACGACAAGAGAGTAGTTCACACGGGTCCCAATCCTCTCCACAACTAA
- the LOC104750934 gene encoding uncharacterized protein LOC104750934 gives MSPQSVSKTSKALEGLHGVRVVSHSPFGFESIGPVSGFESADARTKQSLFIERVWQQRPPCLRPIHCCIHGDRSILETAANVITSIPFIFLGMQTPRKNLNMKVYANSLIGVGIASSLYHSSRGKLRKYLRWADYTMIATATVCLTRALREENPKFLMAASALALPFQPLVVSAVHTGMMEVAFAKRALEDPDLKMAYDVHKMSSLLGGALFIADDLFPDTPFIHAGWHLAAAIGVGTCNKLLQ, from the exons ATGAGCCCTCAAAGCGTATCGAAGACGAGCAAAGCCCTTGAGGGTCTCCATGGGGTTCGTGTTGTGTCTCATTCTCCTTTTGGATTTGAGAGTATTGGTCCAGTCTCTGGCTTTGAGTCCGCTGATGCACGAACAAAGCAGAGCCTATTCATTGA ACGTGTCTGGCAACAAAGACCTCCATGCTTGAGACCCATACATTGTTGCATCCACG GCGATCGGAGTATCTTAGAAACAGCTGCTAATGTGATCACATCGATCCCTTTCATTTTCCTCGGTATGCAGACACCAAG GAAAAACCTGAACATGAAGGTGTATGCAAACTCCTTAATCGGAGTTGGAATTGCTTCGAGTTTGTATCATTCTTCAAGAGGGAAGTTGAGGAAGTATCTTAGATGGGCTGATTACACGATGATAGCTACAGCAACAGTA TGTCTAACGAGGGCTCTTAGAGAAGAGAATCCAAAGTTCTTGATGGCTGCATCAGCTTTGGCTTTACCGTTCCAGCCTCTCGTGGTATCAGCTGTTCACACTGGAATGATGGAG GTAGCATTTGCGAAACGAGCCTTAGAGGATCCAGATTTGAAAATGGCTTATGATGTACACAAGATGTCTTCGTTGTTGGGCGGGGCATTGTTCATAGCTGATGATCTCTTCCCTGACACACCATTCATTCACGCCGGTTGGCATCTCGCTGCAGCCATTGGCGTTGGAACTTGCAACAAGCTTCTTCAGTAG
- the LOC104753760 gene encoding RING-H2 finger protein ATL56-like, with the protein METCAICFEESQDLEDMPNCSHVVSEIEELVCIDARVIRKSTTNTVEIRVTRRNVITLGSDTTPSPRPFPTPHLLLTNVISFDEDYMNLLLYPTLPDRNLCSILSFEIASEAKRVPGPLYISFDVTLRPEIFEEPDMETCAICFEESQDLEDMPNCSHVFHDYCMHEWLCRTNHCPLCRAVIMED; encoded by the exons ATGGAAACATGCGCTATTTGTTTCGAGGAGTCACAAGACTTAGAAGATATGCCAAATTGTTCGCATGT AGTGAGTGAGATTGAAGAACTTGTGTGTATTGATGCAAGGGTTATCCGCAAATCTACAACGAACACGGTAGAGATCAGAGTAACGCGTAGAAACGTGATCACTTTAGGATCAGACACTACTCCTTCTCCTCGTCCGTTCCCAACTCCTCACCTCCTTTTGACCAACGTTATTAGCTTTGATGAAGACTACATGAATCTTCTCCTCTATCCAACCCTGCCAGATCGCAACTTATGCAGTATTCTCTCCTTCGAGATTGCTTCCGAAGCCAAACGAGTTCCAGGGCCCTTGTACATCTCCTTTGACGTCACGTTAAGGCCAGAGATATTCGAGGAACCAGACATGGAAACATGCGCTATTTGTTTCGAGGAGTCACAAGACTTAGAAGATATGCCAAATTGTTCGCATGTGTTTCATGATTATTGTATGCATGAGTGGTTATGTAGGACTAACCATTGCCCTCTCTGCCGTGCTGTAATTATGGAAGACTAG
- the LOC104753761 gene encoding uncharacterized protein LOC104753761 — protein sequence MGGFGCEDDETGKTMMEQRTEIQVQGDPPTIKITSDTRKSQMGHEDKTRDRNCQKRKEDEADALMKKAGFGFNAAANPSFKSTRQFASAKRMNAPSIPSKVKPLSSEESFKLFASQSRKRRYSDSSQGKVLHLEKQRDERMRDESRIVQENRSGFSYESLIARQRNLMGGVGCNDAVGTVGTGKSSMGQRAEIHSDTRVNQMSLEGNTRDHNCQRGKEDEALQCLMKKAGFVSNVSANPSFRSRPFPSAKRMFPPSLPSKVKPLSSEESLKLFASQSRKCRQLDSSQGKLLHMEKQRENRIGAVPGVEVGDAFKYKLELKMIGLHFNVFRGIDFMIVDGLYMATSVVISDGAPYKDSFTSGIVTYCGEGDYLKKKKLKPAADQKMERGNLALSNSMRTHRPVRLILGLKNKGEKEYIYRGLYTVEKCWEEEGPLGNKVFKFELHRLPGQKIVL from the coding sequence ATGGGTGGATTTGGTTGTGAAGATGATGAGACAGGGAAGACTATGATGGAGCAGAGAACTGAGATTCAAGTTCAAGGTGATCCTCCGACGATTAAGATCACAAGTGATACAAGAAAGAGTCAGATGGGTCATGAAGATAAAACACGTGATCGTAATTGCCAGAAACgtaaagaagatgaagcagacGCACTTATGAAGAAAGCTGGATTTGGTTTCAATGCTGCAGCTAATCCTAGTTTTAAGAGTACTAGACAGTTTGCTTCAGCCAAGAGGATGAATGCTCCATCTATTCCAAGTAAAGTTAAACCTCTCAGCTCAGAGGAATCGTTCAAACTGTTTGCATCTCAAAGCAGAAAGAGGAGGTACTCAGATTCATCTCAGGGGAAGGTTCTGCATCTGGAGAAACAGAGGGATGAAAGAATGAGAGATGAGTCCAGAATTGTCCAAGAAAATCGGAGTGGCTTTTCTTATGAATCTTTAATCGCAAGGCAGAGGAATCTGATGGGTGGTGTTGGTTGTAATGATGCTGTAGGCACAGTTGGGACCGGAAAGAGTTCGATGGGACAGAGAGCTGAGATTCATAGTGATACAAGAGTGAATCAGATGAGTCTTGAAGGTAATACACGTGATCATAATTGCCAGAGGGGTAAAGAAGATGAAGCACTTCAATGTCTTATGAAGAAAGCTGGCTTTGTTTCGAATGTTTCAGCTAATCCCAGCTTTAGGAGTCGACCGTTTCCTTCAGCCAAGAGGATGTTTCCTCCATCTCTTCCAAGTAAAGTTAAACCTCTAAGCTCAGAGGAATCTCTCAAATTGTTTGCATCTCAGAGCAGAAAGTGTAGGCAGTTAGATTCATCCCAGGGCAAGCTTCTTCATatggagaaacagagagaaaacagGATTGGTGCAGTCCCTGGAGTTGAAGTTGGGGATGCATTCAAATACAAATTAGAGCTCAAAATGATAGGTCTCCACTTCAACGTCTTTAGAGGGATTGATTTTATGATTGTCGATGGTTTATACATGGCTACAAGTGTGGTTATTTCAGATGGTGCTCCCTACAAGGATTCATTCACTTCTGGTATTGTGACTTACTGCGGTGAAGGGGATtacctgaagaaaaaaaaattgaaaccagCAGCAGATCAGAAGATGGAAAGAGGTAACCTTGCTCTATCTAATAGCATGAGAACACACAGACCTGTGAGGCTGATCCTTGGCTTgaagaacaaaggagaaaaggaatatatatatagaggcttGTATACAGTTGAGAAGTGTTGGGAGGAGGAAGGGCCCCTAGGAAATAAGGTTTTCAAGTTTGAGCTTCATAGACTTCCTGGTCAAAAAATTGTGTTGTAA